Below is a window of Bordetella genomosp. 9 DNA.
CGGTGAAGCCGACGATCAGCGACACCCTGGCGCCGTAGATCACGCGCGAATAGACATCGCGGCCCAGCAGGTCCGTCCCGAACCAGAAGCGTTCGCTGGGCGGCCGCGTCCGGTTGACCGGCGACAGCGCCGTCGGGTCGACCGTATGCAGCCACGGCGCGAAGACGGCGATCATGATCAGCAGCAGCAGGAGCAGCCCGCCCAGCGCGATGGTCGGATGCTCGCGCATCGTCCGGATGAAGGCGCGCATCAGTATTTGATCCTTGGGTCGAAGACGCGATAGAGCAGGTCCACCGCCAGATTGATCAGCACGTACATGAAGCTGAACAACAGGATGACGCCCTGGATCACCGGATAGTCGCGGCGCAGGATGGCATCCACCGTCAGCCGTCCCAGTCCGGGAATGGAGAACACGGTTTCGGTAATGACGGTCCCGCTGATCAACAGCGCGACGCCGCTGCCGATCACGGTCAGGATGGGTACGGCGGCATTCTTCAAGGCATGGCGGAACAGCAGCGTGCGGTCATGCACGCCCTTGGCGCGGGCGGTGCGCACGTAGTCCTGCGACAGGGTCTCCAGCAAGGTCGCCCGCGTGATGCGCGTGATCAGGGCGATATACACGCTGCCCAGGGCCAGCGCCGGCAGCACCAGCGTGTGCAGCGACGTCCACAGGCCGCGCGAAAGCGGCGCGTAGCCCTGCACCGGAAACCAGCGCAGCTGCAGGCCCAGCGTCCACGCCAGCAGATAGCCCACCACGAAGGAAGGCACGGAAAAGCCCAGCACCGCGCCCACCATGATGCCGCGATCCTGCCAGGCGTTGTGCCGCCACGCCGCCAGCGCGCCCAGGGGCACGGCCACCAGCACGGACAGGATCAAGGTCATCACCATCAGGCTGAAGGTCGGCGCGAGCCGCTGGCCGATCATGTAGGTGACGGGCTGGCTGGTGAACAGCGACGTGCCCAGGTCGCCGTGCAGGACGGCCCAGATCCAATGGCCGAACCGCAGCAGGAACGGCTGGTCCAATCCCAGCGTGGCGCGTATGCGGGCGATGTCCTGCGCGGTGGCGTCCTCTCCCGCCAGCAGCGCGGCGGGATCGCCCGGCGCCAGGTCCAGCAGCGCGAAGACGAAGAGCGCGACGAACAGCATGACGGGCAAGGTGGCAAGCAGCCGGCGCAGGATGTAGGAAACCATCTGACCTCGTCGTGGAAAACCCGGATAGGCGCCGTGCCGCTGTCGCCCGGCGCGCGTTTCCACGCGTGCCGATGCGGGCATTTGCGCGGTGCAAAAAATTCTAGGGTCGGGTTAGGCGGTCAACAATTTCAAAATTCGCCGGCTGCCGTTGCCGAAATTAGAACTGCCCGCAAAGCCAGTGCTGGCGCGGCTTTGCGGGCAGTACGTAGTCGCCCTGATGGGGATATCCCCAGGGCGCGGGATCAGACCGCGACGTCCACCGACCCCGCCGCGCGCTGCGCGCCGGCATGCCCTTGGGCCAGCGCGGCGTCCGGCGGCGCGGTGACAATGCCGGCGCGGAAATCCGCCGGCGGCTGCGCGCGCAGGCACGCCAGGTCCGGCAGCGGCCGGGCCAGCTCGGGCTGGCGCGCCCAGGCCCATTCCAGCGACTTGCAGATCTCCAGCAGCGCCAGGTCCTGCCGGAAGCCGCCGATCACCTGCATGCCGAAGGGCATCCCGGCATGATCCCGGCCGCATGGCATGGACAGCGCCGGATTGGTCATCAGGGTCACGACATAGGTCAGGGCCAGCCAGCGGTAATAGTTTTCCTGCGCCTTGCCGTTGATGCGGTCCAGCGCCAGCTGCGTCCAGGGGAAAGGCGACACTGGCGTGGTCGGCGCCAGGATGATGTCGTAATCGCGGTACAGGGTCTGGAACGCCTTGAACATGCGGGTCTGGTCCAGGTGCGCCGCGGTGTGGTCGGCCAGCGTCATCGACGCGCCCATTTCGTAGTTGGCGCGCGGATTGGGCCCGAGATTGTTCGGGTCGGCCTCGTAGGCGTCCCGGTAGCGGGCCACGTAGTTGGCCGCGCGGATCACGTCGAAGCAGCGATGCGCCGCGCCCAGGTCGGGGCGCACTTCATCGCAGCTCCTGAACAGCGGCCGCATGGCGTCTATCCTGGCCAGGAAAACGCGGCGTATGTCGTCGTCCACGTCGCAGACGCCGAAATCCACGGTGTAGCCCACCCGCAGGCTGCCCAGGTCGCGCGGCCGCAGGCTGGCGAAGGCCGCCGCGTCCACGTCATAGGACAGCGGATCGCAGTCGCCGCGGCCCGCGATGGCGGACAGGTGTAGGCCGACGTCGTCCATATTGCGTCCCATGGGGCCGACCACCGAGATCGGCGTCCACCCCAGCGCGCGGCGCTCCACCGGCACCAGTCCCGGCGAAGGCCGGAAGCCGATCACCCCGCACTTGGCGGCGGGGATGCGCAGCGATCCCCCCGTATCCGATCCGGTGCACAGCGGCAGCATGTCGGTCGCCAGCGCGACGGCCGAACCGCCGGACGAGCCGCCGCAATTCAGGCGCGGATCGAAGGGATTGCCGGTGGCGCCCCAGACCGGGTTGCGCGTGTTCGCGCCCGCGCCCAGCTCCGGCACGTTGGTCTTGCCCACCACGATGGCGCCCGCCCGCCGCATGCGCCCCACCATCAGGTTGTCGGCGGCGGGCACGTGCGCGCGGTACATGGGCGAGCCGAACGTGGTCAGCAGGCCTTCGGTTTCCTCCAGGTCCTTCACCCCCAGGGGCAGGCCATGCAGCGGGCCCAGCGGCAAGCCGCGCAGCACGTCCTGCTCGGCCTCGCGCGCTTCCTGCATGGCGCGGTCGTAGCAGGTCGCGGTAATGGCGTTCAGGTAAGGATTGAGCGCCTGGATGCGGTCCAGGCAGGCCTGCAGCAGCTCGACCGGCGAAATGGTCTTGTCGCCGATGGCGCGGCGCAGGTCGACGGTGGACCAGGAAACCAGGGAGTCGGCGGCGGTCGGCATGGTGCGCATTCCAGAAAGGCGGGATGCGCCCGATTCTGGAAGTCGCGCGCCGCACTGTCCATTACAGATTTTCGCAGCGCGCGTTCTCCAAATTCGAACCGGCGGCCGCGGCCGCTATGACGCGAACAGGGACTGCAGGTCCACGCGCGCCGCGGCTTCGGGCTCTTCCAGCGCGAGCGTGGCCTCGATGTGTTGCAGGTGATGCCGCATCAACGACGCGGCGCGCGCGCCGTCGCGGGCTTCGATGGCGTCGATCACGTCTTCGTGTTCCTGGTGGGGACACGCCGGCGTATTGGGCTTGTCGTACAGCGTGATGACCAGGCAGGTCTGCGCGCACAGCTCGCGCAGCGTGCGCATCAGGATGCGATTGCCGGTCAGTTCCGCCATCAGCAGGTGGAACTCGCCGGACAGGCGGATGATGTCGGCGCGCTCCCCGGCCCGCCGCGCCGCGGCTTCGCGGCGCACGTGCGCCCGCAGGCGGCCCACCTGCGCGGCCTTGCAGTCCCGCGCCAGCAGCTCGGCCATGGGCGGCTCGATCATATGCCGCATGGCAAAGACTTCGCGCGCTTCCTCCACGCTGGGCTTGGCGACGAAAGCGCCCCGATTGGGGATCAGGGTGACCAGGTTTTCATGCGCCAGGCGCGCCAATACCTGCCGGATCCGGCCGCGCGTGCTGCCCGTGACTTCGGCCAGATGGTCTTCGACCAGGCGGGTGCCGGGCAGCAGCCGGTGTTCGAACACCGCCTGCTGGAGCTTGCGATGGATTTCTTCGTTGGCGAGCATGGCCGACATTCTAGATTGCGCGCAATCCAAATGGAAATGTGGCGCGATGCGATGCGGCAAATTGCCCACGGTCGGACGGCGCGCCGCGACGCGCTTGAGGGCCGGCGCCTGAGTTGCCCGTCCGCTTCCCGCCGCCCCATCGTTGGAAAACACGCACCGAACCATGCGCCTTTCAGGTGCAGGGCGCCCCGTTCTGACGCATGCGGGCGCACAGGCCTTCCGCTGCCGGGCACCTCGAACCAGCCCTTTTTCCTGGGCACAAAGCCGCTCCTGATTGTGCACAATCCAATCGAAAAGTTGGCACAGGTATTGCTTGAGCAGGGATTGATCATCGTGTACCGCGGCACGCGCCCAACGGCGCGCGGCCTTTCAATCCGTATCGATCACGCACTACAGGAGCTTTTCCCATGTCCTTCATCAAAGCGATGGCCGCCATCGCCCTGGTAACCCTGGCGGGGTCGTACAGCGCCGCGCAGGCCGCCGACCCCGAAATCAAGCTGGGTTTCGCCAAATGCGCGCACTGCGTGCCCATGAGCCTGACGCCGCAGCTGGCCAAGGGCGTGACCATCGACGCCACCGCCTTCACCTCCGGCAACGACGTGCTGACGGCGCTGGTATCCAAGAGCGTGGACGTGGCGCAGGTCA
It encodes the following:
- a CDS encoding ABC transporter permease; translation: MVSYILRRLLATLPVMLFVALFVFALLDLAPGDPAALLAGEDATAQDIARIRATLGLDQPFLLRFGHWIWAVLHGDLGTSLFTSQPVTYMIGQRLAPTFSLMVMTLILSVLVAVPLGALAAWRHNAWQDRGIMVGAVLGFSVPSFVVGYLLAWTLGLQLRWFPVQGYAPLSRGLWTSLHTLVLPALALGSVYIALITRITRATLLETLSQDYVRTARAKGVHDRTLLFRHALKNAAVPILTVIGSGVALLISGTVITETVFSIPGLGRLTVDAILRRDYPVIQGVILLFSFMYVLINLAVDLLYRVFDPRIKY
- a CDS encoding GntR family transcriptional regulator; this encodes MLANEEIHRKLQQAVFEHRLLPGTRLVEDHLAEVTGSTRGRIRQVLARLAHENLVTLIPNRGAFVAKPSVEEAREVFAMRHMIEPPMAELLARDCKAAQVGRLRAHVRREAAARRAGERADIIRLSGEFHLLMAELTGNRILMRTLRELCAQTCLVITLYDKPNTPACPHQEHEDVIDAIEARDGARAASLMRHHLQHIEATLALEEPEAAARVDLQSLFAS
- a CDS encoding amidase; its protein translation is MPTAADSLVSWSTVDLRRAIGDKTISPVELLQACLDRIQALNPYLNAITATCYDRAMQEAREAEQDVLRGLPLGPLHGLPLGVKDLEETEGLLTTFGSPMYRAHVPAADNLMVGRMRRAGAIVVGKTNVPELGAGANTRNPVWGATGNPFDPRLNCGGSSGGSAVALATDMLPLCTGSDTGGSLRIPAAKCGVIGFRPSPGLVPVERRALGWTPISVVGPMGRNMDDVGLHLSAIAGRGDCDPLSYDVDAAAFASLRPRDLGSLRVGYTVDFGVCDVDDDIRRVFLARIDAMRPLFRSCDEVRPDLGAAHRCFDVIRAANYVARYRDAYEADPNNLGPNPRANYEMGASMTLADHTAAHLDQTRMFKAFQTLYRDYDIILAPTTPVSPFPWTQLALDRINGKAQENYYRWLALTYVVTLMTNPALSMPCGRDHAGMPFGMQVIGGFRQDLALLEICKSLEWAWARQPELARPLPDLACLRAQPPADFRAGIVTAPPDAALAQGHAGAQRAAGSVDVAV